Proteins co-encoded in one Ciconia boyciana chromosome 14, ASM3463844v1, whole genome shotgun sequence genomic window:
- the STK35 gene encoding serine/threonine-protein kinase 35, which translates to MEAADGGRRGTQRATRRRRRRAARRGPMTATAAGPGPGGGGAPRYSLLAEIGRGAYGVVYEAVSGRSGARLAVKRIRCDAPENVELALAEFWALTSLRRQHPNVVRFEECVLQRHGLGQRMSHGNKRSQLYLRLVETSLKGERILGYAEEPCYLWFVMEFCEGGDLNQYVLSRRPDPATNKSFMLQLTSAIAFLHKNRIVHRDLKPDNILITEKSGTPVLKVADFGLSKVCAGLTARGKEGGHENKNVNVNKYWLSSACGSDFYMAPEVWEGHYTAKADIFALGIIIWAMIERITFIDTETKKELLGTYIKQGTEIVPVGEALLENPKMELHIPQKRRTSMSEGIKQLLKDMLAANPQDRPDAFELETRMDQVTCAA; encoded by the exons ATGGAAGCGGCGGACGGCGGCCGCCGCGGGACACAAAGGGCGacgcggcggcggcgacggcgggcggcgcggcggggccccaTGACGGCgacggcggcggggcccggcccgggtGGCGGCGGCGCTCCGCGGTACAGCCTGCTGGCCGAGATCGGCCGCGGGGCCTACGGCGTGGTGTACGAGGCGGTGTCGGGCCGCAGCGGCGCCCGCTTGGCGGTGAAACGGATCCGTTGCGACGCTCCCGAGAACGTGGAGCTGGCGCTGGCGGAGTTCTGGGCCCTGACGAGCCTCCGGCGGCAGCACCCCAACGTGGTGCGCTTCGAGGAGTGCGTCCTGCAGCGGCACGGCCTGGGCCAGCGCATGAGCCACGGCAACAAGCGCAGCCAGCTCTACCTGCGCCTCGTCGAGACCTCCCTCAAAG GTGAGAGGATCCTGGGCTATGCGGAGGAGCCTTGCTACCTGTGGTTCGTCATGGAGTTCTGCGAAGGGGGAGACCTCAACCAGTATGTGCTCTCACGAAGACCCGACCCGGCGACAAACAAGAGCTTCATGCTGCAGCTGACCAGCGCCATTGCCTTCCTGCACAAGAACCGTATTGTCCACCGGGACCTGAAACCAGACAACATCCTGATAACCGAGAAGTCTGGCACCCCTGTTCTCAAGGTGGCTGACTTTGGGCTGAGTAAGGTCTGCGCTGGCCTGACTGCTCGGGGCAAGGAGGGTGGGCATGAgaacaaaaatgtgaatgtgaACAAGTACTGGCTGTCTTCGGCTTGCGGCTCCGATTTCTACATGGCGCCCGAGGTCTGGGAGGGACACTACACCGCCAAGGCTGACATCTTTGCCCTTGGCATCATCATCTGGGCCATGATCGAGAGGATAACTTTCATCGACACGGAGACCaagaaggagctgctggggacCTACATCAAGCAGGGGACCGAGATTGTGCCCGTTGGGGAAGCGCTGCTAGAAAACCCAAAGATGGAGCTGCACATCCCTCAGAAACGCAGGACTTCCATGTCTGAGGGGATCAAGCAGCTCTTGAAAGACATGTTGGCTGCTAACCCGCAGGATCGACCTGATGCCTTTGAGCTTGAAACCAGAATGGACCAGGTTACATGTGCTGCTTAA